TTTGTTGGATTCTGTATTCGATAACATAACTTAACGGTGACGTTTTTATCATTCGTTTGAAATATCGGCATGTTTCAGAACGACTTAATTGGCCAACTCTAGCAATATCTTCGAGCCTGATCTTCTCTGTATAATGTTGATGTATCCAGTTCAACATTCGTTTGATTCTTTGATAACTCATGTTTTCCGTCTGATCGTTTTCTATTTGAGGGGTGTTCGATACAATGCTACGCCATATAAAAGTCAGCATAACCGATATATCGATCTCATACCGTGGAGGTTTTTTCTGAATACATTGATTTATTTTCACGATCGCATCTAAAATTTCCTTTCCAAAGCTTTCGTTAGGATTTAAAAAATAGTAAGGAACATTCGTTGCTTGAATATAGGGATATACATAAGAAGCGTGAAGCTCCTTGGGTAAAACAAATTGCGGAGAAACGTTCAAACAGATATACGTGCAACGGGTATCGTTCCAATCTTCTGCCATGTGCAAACAACCACTATTAATAAATAACCCTTCACCTTGCCGGATGACCATTTCTTCATCATTGATTTGAAAAAGTGCTTCGCCTCGCACGATGTATACAAACTGCAATTCATCATGCCAATGGAGAGGGATGTAGCCATGTATGTTGTGATTTATAGTTGTTTCATAACAGGCAACGGGTAACTCGACTGTACGATGTTGAGTTAGTTCCTTTAGACTTTGATCAATCATGATATTTTTGATTTGCAAGCCATCACCTCAATATATTTATATTTTTATATATGATTATGGTATGAAAACAACATGTTCCTCTTTATTATAACAATATCATTATATTGAGGGGACCATCCATGATAAACAACCAACCTAATAGAAAAACCGGACTACTGCTGGTGATGACGGGAGCCATCTGTTGGGGCGTTGGCGGTACCGTATCACAAAAACTCTTTCAACAATATGGCGTAAGTGTGAGTTGGCTCGTTACGACCCGTCTGCTCATTGCCGGTATCTTACTGTTAACAGTTCAATATTTTGCAAAGGACCGCTCCCAAATCCTGCGTGTTTGGAGACATAAAAAGACAGCCGCACAGCTGGTTATCTTCGGGTTATTGGGTATGCTTGCCGTACAATACACGTACATGGCTTCCATTCAACAAGGCAATTCGGCTGTTGCAACGCTATTGCAATATTTGGCACCTGTTATGATTATTTTCTATTTGATTCTACGCAAACAAGCTATGCTAAAGCGTCAAGATGTATTGATTGTTTCGCTTGCATTGGTCGGTTGCTTTCTCCTGCTAACCAATGGCTCTTTTTCTCATTTATCTGTTCCAGTCGCTGCCATCGTATGGGGTGTTTTGTCAGGTGCGGCTTTAGCATTCTACACGTTATATGCCGTTCCACTGCTAGAGAAATTTGATTCGCTTGTCGTAGTAGGTTGGGCAATGGTCATTGGCGGTGTTGCCTTAAGCTTTATCCATCCGCCGTGGAAAATTGATATTAATGTGCTTACAGCTGAAGGCTATCTATATTTAGCATTCGTTGTGGTATTTGGCACCATGATCGCATTTTGGTTTTATATCGAAAGCTTGCAAAGTCTCTCGCCGAAAGAAACAAGCCTCTTGGGCAGTCTTGAGCCACTGGCAGCCGTTCTGACAACGGTAGTTTGGTTAAAGGAACCTTTTGAAGGGTTTCAGTGGTTGGGTGCAGCTTGTATCATCGGGATGATAGTCTTTATAGCTACAACAAATTCTACAGATTCGGGATAATGCTACTGCGGCAGCATTCAGAACAATTTTTGGAGCATCGATTCGGATTGTTAGGACAACGATAGTGGACCATCACGTTTTTTAATGAGATATGAAAAAGACAGCCCATCAGGAGCTGTCCTTGTTACAAAGAGTGGCTCCATGGCTACTCTTTTTTTGTTTCGGTTAACAAAAAATGTATCGGATCGACGGGCGTGCCGTTTTCGAGAATCTGGAAGTGCCTTCAGCCATTCTTGGCATGGAATCGGTTATTGTAAACAAGAATATGAGATCGGGTTTGAGACTCTTCGGCGCTGCCGTATTTTATTTTTGGATTTAACCTAGTGTTAAGCTTGTTTGACATTAATCTTCGGATTTTTACGTAGAAAACATTCTTAAGTGAGATTGGTTTTCTAAAATCATTAATCGGATAATTGTGTGGAAGAACATCAAATAAGCATTTATAGAAAGATAATGATTGACTAAGGCAAGTTATTTGAAAAAATGTGACGACTGGGCAAATTTTATGCTCAGTTTTTTTGCGAAAATATTGCAAGAAATTTTTTCGGAAATTTAAGCCAAACTAAATAGTTCTCCGTCTAATGGGTGTAAGTCAGAAATTAAACAGAGTTAGAAGGTGAATGTTATCATTCGGACAGTCAGAAAGGCACAAAGGGGAAACGATAAAGCATTCTTAAAACTATTCCAACAATATGAGGAAGATTTATATCGTATCGCTTATGTGTATGTCAAAAACAAAGACGATGCGTTGGATGTGGTTCAAGAAACAGCTTACCTGTCGTTTAAAAAGATCAATACATTGAAGAATCCAGAGTATTTCAAAACATGGTTAACGAAAATTGCTATTAGTTGTTCGATCGATCTTCTTCGAAAACGCAAGAAGGTAATTCATTTAAAGCCAGGATATGAAGAATTTGTAGGTTCGGATGATGAAGATGTTCCACTCTCGTTATCACTTCAAGGATTAGTAGATACGTTAAATGAAGATGAAAAAAGTATTGTTCTTCTAAGGTTTTATTATGATCATACCTTCAGGGAAATTTCAGAGATATTAGAAATTCCCTTAGGAACAGCAAAATCCGTATTATATCGTGCATTAGATAAACTACGTAAACAAGTGAAGGAGGCGGGTATGTATGAGTAATCGAATAAAACAAGAACTAGAAAAAATTGAAATCCCAAAAGAATTACATGAAAGAAGTGAACTAGGGATTAAAGCAGCAAGTTCTGAAATGAAGGGAAGAGGAATAATAAATAAAGCTATAAAAGTTCTAGGAGGTGTAGCTGCGGTAGCTGTTTTATCAATTAGTTTAACGGCGGCAGTTAATCCTGGTTTCGCAAGTTCACTTCAAGGTTTTTTCAAGGACATTACGAATTGGAAAGGTGCAGTTATAGGTACGGAGTACTATCAAGCGACTGATGAAATAAGTGTTACGGTTTCCGACTTGAACATGAAAAACAATCATTTTGTTTTACCAATCACCGTTACTTTTGAACAAGCAGATAAAACTCCTTTTATTATGGCTGAAGCCTTAACATTCGGTGAATTTAAAGTTATAAGTCATTCTGGAGTCGAAGTTACTGCGGAGCAAATTCAAGTCGAACCTCAAGCATCAAAGGAATTCAGCTTTGACATTGAAGACAGCCACAAATTACTAACAGAAGTAGAAAACAAAAATCCCACAAAAAGGGAGTTTAAAGCAAGCCTTGTCATTGATAAAGAATTCTTAGGCTTTGACGACACATTTACCATAGTCATTAATTCATTTTTTGAACATAGTAAGGGAGATGCACGCTTGGAGATAAAAGGAAATTGGAAGTTGGGATTTTCAACAAAATAATTAACATTGAGAGGTCATGGTTAAAATGACCTCTTTATGCCGAAATATGCAGGTAAAGGCTTACTAATCTATGATACAATGGGATTTATTGGTGCCATACATTGGTCAATTAATAACATGGGAGAGGTGCTTAGCGTATGTCGAAAATTTTAACCCGAGCAGAAGTGGATACGGAATCAACATGGAATTTGAATGATATCTTTGAAACAAAAGAGGCATGGGAAGAAGAATTAAACGCTGTTCAGAAGGACATCTCCTCTGTTACGAAATATGAAGGAAGACTCAGAGAAGGAGCAGATACACTGCTAGCCTGTCTTAATGCACAGGAAGAGCTGCAAGGCAGAATCAACCGTGTAGGAGCCTATGCTTATCTGCATCAATCTGGAGACAGCATCAGTCCTGAGAATCAGATGAACGCTGCGAAAGCGCGCGATCTTTCTTCACTAGTCAGTTCAGCTCTTACCTTTATCAAATCCGAGATTATCGCGCTTCCAGACGGAACGATTAACCAGTACATAAAAGAACAGCCCGAACTTCAGGTGTTCGAACGCAGTCTCGGATTGCTTTTGCAAACCAAGCCGCACAGATTGACAGCAGAGACGGAAAAGGTTCTTGCTTCTTTTGGTGAAGTATTAGGGGCGCCTTACCGCATCTATGAGCGCAGCAAGCTGGCAGATATGACATTCCCGTCTACAGAGAACGGCCGAGGGGAAGAAGTGCCGGTTTCGTTTGCACTTTATGAGAACAAGTACGTTGAATCTTCGGACACTGAGCTGCGCCGTAATTCGTTTAAAGCCTTTAGCGAAACACTGTACAAATACCGCAATACGTTTGCTGAAGCCTACGGTACCGAAGTGAAGCGACAAGTGATTGAATCGCGTCTGCGCGGATATGACTCCGTTACGGATATGCTCTTGACGCCGCAGCAAGTCTCAACGGAAATGTATAACAACATTTTGGATATTCTGCAGGAAGAGCTTGCGCCTCATATGCGAAAATATGCCGCACTCAAGAAACGGGTGCTCCATTTAGACGAGATGACGTTTGCAGATCTGAAAGCTCCGCTTGATCCTGATTTCAGTCCTGGCATTTCTTTTCAGGAAGCAGGAGATCTAATCAAGGAAGCCTTAACCATCCTTGGTCCGGAATACGGGGAGATCGTATCGGATGCCTTTAATAATCGTTGGGTGGATTACGCGGATAACGCAGGGAAGAGAACGGGTGCGTTCTGCATGTCGATTCCTGGAGTCCATTCCTATATTTTGATTAGCTGGGCTGATAGCATGAGAGGTGCCTTTACGCTGGCCCATGAAGTGGGACATGCCGGTCATCTAATGCTGGCGAGCAAATATCAGCGTTTGACGAACTCTAGACCTTCGCTGTATTTCATTGAAGCTCCTTCAACGATGAACGAACTCCTGCTGGTGGATCATTTGCTGGCACGTTCTAACGATCCGAGAATGCGCCGCTGGGTTATTTCCCAGTTGCTCGGCACCTATTTCCACAACTTTGTAACCCATTTGCTTGAAGGAGAGCTTCAGCGCCGGGTCTACGATCTTGCTATGAAAAATGTACCGATTACTGCCGTGAAATTGTGTGAGTTGAAGGGAGATATCCTGTCTTCGTTCTGGGGAGAGGATGTGGTTATCGATGAGGATGCCAAGTTAACCTGGATGCGTCAACCGCATTACTATATGAGTTTGTACCCTTATACTTATGCAGCTGGTCTAACCGCTTCAACGGCTGTAGCACAGCTCATAAAAGAGGAAGGACAGCCTGCCGTGGATCGCTGGCTCGAGGTGTTAAAAGCCGGAGGATCTATGAGCCCGCTCGAACTGATGAAACTGGCAGGTGTGGACATGTCGAAGCCTGATCCAATTCGTAGCGCTGCAGCCTACGTAGGATCACTTATTGATGAGCTGGAGAGTTTGTATTAAGATCATGCTATTCTCGGGAGAATGCCTTATTTTGAAAAAGAAGCATTAGTACTGTGTTGAAATAATTTAAATCTATTTTAAGGGGTCCTTAATTTTAAGGACTCTTTTTTTATGGTCAATTGAGCATTGATTATGATGATAACAATAGGATCATTCAAACGAGTGAAACTGGAACAGTTACTAAAGACTCGGTATGACCCTTTAAGTATATGTCATGAAGATTCCGTGAATTATATAGAAAGCTTATAATAGCAAGATTTAAGATGGTTTTTTATGTTAATTCGCAGGAAGGAAGCAATCACTATGAATTCCAAATACATAAGAAAGAATGATGAAATTACGAATCGACTTCGAGTGTCTCTAGCATCCAACGAAATTCAGAAATTCATTTTAACTTTTCTAAGTCTACATGTATCAGACCAAGCAACATTCTTTTTAGAACTGAATGAAAGGAAGCGCGAAACGGTTCTTAAGTCTCTAAAACCGAGTGAGTTTGCCGGCATATTTCAGGAACTGAGTTTGGACGATCGAAGGCTTATAGTAGCGTATCTTGACTCTAAATATGTTACGGAAATGCTGAACTTTATGGTCTCGATCGAAGCAGCGGCTTTCGTAAGATCCCTTTCGCGGCGTAAAGCCGCTTCACTATTGAATGCTATGCAGCCTGAAGCTAGAACAAAGGTGGAGCGGATCTTGAAGTACCCAGTAGACTCTTCGGGTGCACTTATTCATACGGAGTTTCAAACCGTAGATAAAGCGGATACTGTTGAGGCGGTACTGAATCGGTTGCGTCTATCGAGCGAGGACAATTATTATTTTCTGTATGTTACCAATCAGGACCTTCGTTTGATCGGTGTAGTATTGATACATCAACTATTGCGAGCCCGATCAGACAGCAAGATGGAAATGCTCATGAACACGAATATCATCTCTATTCACGATCATGCTGATCAAACCAACGCAGCAGACTTGATCAAAAAGTATGATCTTCATGAGCTCCCTGTTACGGACCAAGACGGAATCATGATTGGAATCATTAAGGTTGATGATGTTCTCGATTTGCTGGAAGAGCGGATGACGCAGAGAATTCAGAATATTGCCGCGTTAAAAAGTGGATTGTCGTTTTCTTCAAGTACATTTAGATTAGTAACCCAAAGATTGCCTTGGCTTATTGGACTTACGGTGCTGGGTTTTCTGATGACTAAAATCATGGCTCCTTTTATTGCCTCACTGGAACATTTTACGACGCTAGCACTATTTATCCCGGTAATACTAGCAATGTCGGGTAACGGCGGAATTCAATCCTTATCTGTTGTCATTAGAAGAATGAGTGTGAGCCCAGTGAGAGGTAAGGACAGTTGGTATTTACTTGGAAAAGAAGCGGGCATCGGTGTGCTGACGGGGTTCGTTTGTGGGGTCTTCGCAACCGTGCTGTCAATCCTATTATTGGATTCGTCGCTGATGTTTAGCACGATCGTCGGTTTGGCACTATTTATATCTGTTCTGTTCGGAACAATAACCGGAGCAATACTCCCCTTAATCGTTAAACATCTGAATATAGACCCTGCAATTGCTTCTGGACCAGTGGTAACAACTTTAACTGACGTAGTGGCATTATTAATTTATTACAGTGTTTCTACTCTTCTTATACCATTTGCAACATCTTAACAAGAAGGAGTAGATATGTATGATCCTGATCGGGAAAACCTCACGTACGGTTTGATGAGGAGGGGCTGATGTTATTCAGCCCTTTTCTCTAGGCAAAAAGGCATATTTTCAGCTTGGAGTTATCTCTGGAGCTATTAGATGGTTAGTATGTTCTCTACTCAGCAAAAAATATTGAAGACGCTGGAGTCCCTGATTCAATTCCTCGGTATCGTGCACTGAAGACAGTGAAATACGAATGAATTGAGATTCTGTTTGTTTACGTGTTAGAAAACGGAGAGAGTGGTACACGTGGACTCCAGCCTTTAAAGCACTCTGTTCAAACTCCTGTAAACTATACTGCCTGGATAACGGAAGCCAGCGAAAAAAACTAAGGGGATTTTCACCTGAGTCATAGAACCGAAAATAATTCTGGTACAGCTTATTACGCTCCCGAGCAATCGTTCTTTTCTGTCGGATGATCTGATCCGCAATGTTGGAATGGATCAGTTCTGTAATCACTTCCGAATTCAAGGCTGAAGTTTTAATATTGACATTGAAAATCCCATAGGTCATTTTTTCAATAAATTGGTTTGCATAGGCAATATATGCTACTCTCATTCCGGAACTGAGTGATTTGGATGTGCTCAATATATATATACAGCGATCTGGCACAAAATGGGAGACCGGCAGTTCTCCTGGTGGTGCCAGAAAAGAATAGATGTCATCTTCAATTAAGATTAATTTGTGCTTGTTAATGATTTCAGCGATGTCTTTTCGCCGATTCGTCCCCATCATAATTGCAGTCGGATTATTGCAGGACGGAACAAGGTAAATTCCTTGTACGCTGTTCATTGTGCATACCGAATCAAGGTTCTCCGGCAACATGCCCGATGTGTCTCCTTCTACAGGAACTAACTGAATATTCAATATATTCGCCAGTTCAATGAAATTAGGATACGTATATACGTCCACAGCGATTTTATCACCAGGATGAAAAAGAGACATTAGCGTCAGAGCAAGCGCATTTTGTGCCCCGGAAGTGATCGCAATATTTTCCACATCAACGTCCATTCCAAACCGCTGCATCCATGCTCTAGCTGCTGATCTATGATATGGCATGCCGAGCGGTTGCCGGTAATCCAGCAGGGTTTCTAAATAATCTTTACCGGAAATCTGCCGAATGATTTCTGCAACCTGTGTATTGCATTCATCTAGAGGTTGTATAATTCCCATTTCAATACTGTGAAATTTCTCCGCGTGATCCTCAAGAAATATGGCATTTCTCACATTTGGAGTGACAAAAGTGCCCCTACCTGTAACTGCGTATATTAGTCCTTTAACCTCGCATATTTTAAAAGCACGTGTGATTGTACTCAAATTAACATCCAGATAATCTGCCAGTTCACGCTGAGGTGGAAGCTGTATATTAGGGGCCAGATAACCGTTGATAATATCATATTCAAGTAGACTGGCAATTGAGCGGTAAATCGGTGAGGCCAACTTTTTTTTGTCTGGCGTCCAGCTCATCGGATAATTTTCAAAAGAATTTACAGGCATAATGGTCCTCCTAATATTGTGTTGCATACAATTTTATCATTGAATACATACAATTTGTAATGATAAAGTGATATTTATGATTTAACATGATCATTCGAGGAGGAGTACAATTGAAATATTATGTAGTTGATGCATTTGCGGAACAAGTATTCGAAGGGAACCCCGCAGGTATCTGTATTATGGATCAATGGATTTCCAATGATCTGATGCAAAAAATCGCTGCTGAAAATAATCTTTCTGAAACGGCGTTTGC
Above is a window of Paenibacillus uliginis N3/975 DNA encoding:
- a CDS encoding EamA family transporter; amino-acid sequence: MINNQPNRKTGLLLVMTGAICWGVGGTVSQKLFQQYGVSVSWLVTTRLLIAGILLLTVQYFAKDRSQILRVWRHKKTAAQLVIFGLLGMLAVQYTYMASIQQGNSAVATLLQYLAPVMIIFYLILRKQAMLKRQDVLIVSLALVGCFLLLTNGSFSHLSVPVAAIVWGVLSGAALAFYTLYAVPLLEKFDSLVVVGWAMVIGGVALSFIHPPWKIDINVLTAEGYLYLAFVVVFGTMIAFWFYIESLQSLSPKETSLLGSLEPLAAVLTTVVWLKEPFEGFQWLGAACIIGMIVFIATTNSTDSG
- a CDS encoding sigma-70 family RNA polymerase sigma factor — its product is MNVIIRTVRKAQRGNDKAFLKLFQQYEEDLYRIAYVYVKNKDDALDVVQETAYLSFKKINTLKNPEYFKTWLTKIAISCSIDLLRKRKKVIHLKPGYEEFVGSDDEDVPLSLSLQGLVDTLNEDEKSIVLLRFYYDHTFREISEILEIPLGTAKSVLYRALDKLRKQVKEAGMYE
- the pepF gene encoding oligoendopeptidase F produces the protein MSKILTRAEVDTESTWNLNDIFETKEAWEEELNAVQKDISSVTKYEGRLREGADTLLACLNAQEELQGRINRVGAYAYLHQSGDSISPENQMNAAKARDLSSLVSSALTFIKSEIIALPDGTINQYIKEQPELQVFERSLGLLLQTKPHRLTAETEKVLASFGEVLGAPYRIYERSKLADMTFPSTENGRGEEVPVSFALYENKYVESSDTELRRNSFKAFSETLYKYRNTFAEAYGTEVKRQVIESRLRGYDSVTDMLLTPQQVSTEMYNNILDILQEELAPHMRKYAALKKRVLHLDEMTFADLKAPLDPDFSPGISFQEAGDLIKEALTILGPEYGEIVSDAFNNRWVDYADNAGKRTGAFCMSIPGVHSYILISWADSMRGAFTLAHEVGHAGHLMLASKYQRLTNSRPSLYFIEAPSTMNELLLVDHLLARSNDPRMRRWVISQLLGTYFHNFVTHLLEGELQRRVYDLAMKNVPITAVKLCELKGDILSSFWGEDVVIDEDAKLTWMRQPHYYMSLYPYTYAAGLTASTAVAQLIKEEGQPAVDRWLEVLKAGGSMSPLELMKLAGVDMSKPDPIRSAAAYVGSLIDELESLY
- a CDS encoding PLP-dependent aminotransferase family protein; the encoded protein is MPVNSFENYPMSWTPDKKKLASPIYRSIASLLEYDIINGYLAPNIQLPPQRELADYLDVNLSTITRAFKICEVKGLIYAVTGRGTFVTPNVRNAIFLEDHAEKFHSIEMGIIQPLDECNTQVAEIIRQISGKDYLETLLDYRQPLGMPYHRSAARAWMQRFGMDVDVENIAITSGAQNALALTLMSLFHPGDKIAVDVYTYPNFIELANILNIQLVPVEGDTSGMLPENLDSVCTMNSVQGIYLVPSCNNPTAIMMGTNRRKDIAEIINKHKLILIEDDIYSFLAPPGELPVSHFVPDRCIYILSTSKSLSSGMRVAYIAYANQFIEKMTYGIFNVNIKTSALNSEVITELIHSNIADQIIRQKRTIARERNKLYQNYFRFYDSGENPLSFFRWLPLSRQYSLQEFEQSALKAGVHVYHSLRFLTRKQTESQFIRISLSSVHDTEELNQGLQRLQYFLLSREHTNHLIAPEITPS
- the mgtE gene encoding magnesium transporter, with the protein product MNSKYIRKNDEITNRLRVSLASNEIQKFILTFLSLHVSDQATFFLELNERKRETVLKSLKPSEFAGIFQELSLDDRRLIVAYLDSKYVTEMLNFMVSIEAAAFVRSLSRRKAASLLNAMQPEARTKVERILKYPVDSSGALIHTEFQTVDKADTVEAVLNRLRLSSEDNYYFLYVTNQDLRLIGVVLIHQLLRARSDSKMEMLMNTNIISIHDHADQTNAADLIKKYDLHELPVTDQDGIMIGIIKVDDVLDLLEERMTQRIQNIAALKSGLSFSSSTFRLVTQRLPWLIGLTVLGFLMTKIMAPFIASLEHFTTLALFIPVILAMSGNGGIQSLSVVIRRMSVSPVRGKDSWYLLGKEAGIGVLTGFVCGVFATVLSILLLDSSLMFSTIVGLALFISVLFGTITGAILPLIVKHLNIDPAIASGPVVTTLTDVVALLIYYSVSTLLIPFATS
- a CDS encoding AraC family transcriptional regulator; the encoded protein is MQIKNIMIDQSLKELTQHRTVELPVACYETTINHNIHGYIPLHWHDELQFVYIVRGEALFQINDEEMVIRQGEGLFINSGCLHMAEDWNDTRCTYICLNVSPQFVLPKELHASYVYPYIQATNVPYYFLNPNESFGKEILDAIVKINQCIQKKPPRYEIDISVMLTFIWRSIVSNTPQIENDQTENMSYQRIKRMLNWIHQHYTEKIRLEDIARVGQLSRSETCRYFKRMIKTSPLSYVIEYRIQQSLDLLRRPESNVTEVAYQVGFNSTSYFIDKFSKSMNMTPLAYKKNQLEQWTNSEGV